In a genomic window of Bradyrhizobium sp. LLZ17:
- a CDS encoding carbamoyltransferase, with the protein MLCLGLSGGLDKVYENPLQLPNTFLHDGAAVLVKDGRVIAAVEEERLNRIKHSNKLPSSAVEYCLAAAGVELRDVDRIAFYATEAYCNSMLERLFISQPEISIPLDANLLLRHLLAAEFGTQVDPSRVSFVGHHQAHAVSALAMSGFEESLVLAIDGCGDFLSGLLAVGSGTEMTELMTFPETNSLGLFYLETIRYLGYGLFDEYKVMGLAPYGDPARYRELFSQFYELSPNGNYRVHLDRVGPALLRNIEVRRRGMPFTQQHRDVSASLQEALERIVFHILRHYREQTGMKRLCLAGGVAHNCTLNGKLLYSGLFEDIFVQPAAHDAGCALGAALMVSNEAGQAPPRERLQAVYWGPDVGNDDSIAQELKGWAGHLEIERTADVAARAAEWIANGAVIGWVQGRSEFGPRALGNRSILADPRPAANKDRINAMVKKRESYRPFAPSVLEEDAGAFFELPDGRAEYPFMNFVVRVRESMRALLGAITHIDGTARLQTVSRTSNAAYWELINAFKSRTGVPILLNTSFNNNAEPIVDSVADAITAFLSTELDGLVVGSFLIKKRATTLENWTALAVSLPAHVSLYRVRAHTARDRQETVCEIRMGHSSHDSVRVSHDLFDMLMHIEKEAVLADLLARVTSDRTRREALVNELRGLWDQRRIRLHPSQTARS; encoded by the coding sequence ATGCTGTGTCTAGGATTGAGTGGCGGGCTCGATAAGGTCTATGAAAACCCGCTGCAACTACCGAACACGTTTCTGCACGACGGCGCCGCAGTGCTCGTCAAGGACGGTCGCGTCATCGCCGCCGTTGAAGAGGAGCGCCTCAACCGCATCAAACATTCGAACAAGCTCCCAAGCAGTGCGGTCGAATACTGTCTAGCAGCCGCGGGCGTGGAGCTTCGCGACGTCGATCGTATTGCGTTCTACGCGACTGAAGCCTACTGCAATTCGATGCTGGAACGATTGTTCATCTCACAACCTGAGATCTCAATTCCGCTTGATGCGAATCTGCTGTTGCGGCACCTTCTCGCGGCAGAGTTCGGTACCCAAGTTGACCCATCGCGGGTGTCATTCGTAGGCCATCATCAGGCCCATGCCGTAAGCGCTTTGGCAATGTCGGGTTTTGAAGAAAGCCTGGTTCTCGCGATCGACGGCTGTGGCGACTTCCTCTCGGGTCTCTTGGCGGTGGGGTCGGGCACCGAAATGACCGAGCTCATGACGTTTCCAGAGACCAACTCTCTCGGACTGTTCTATCTGGAAACGATCCGATACCTCGGCTACGGCCTGTTCGACGAATACAAGGTTATGGGATTGGCTCCTTACGGAGATCCCGCACGCTATCGCGAGCTTTTTTCCCAATTCTATGAGCTCTCCCCAAACGGTAACTACCGCGTTCACCTCGACCGTGTCGGCCCGGCATTGCTGCGCAATATCGAGGTCCGGCGAAGGGGAATGCCGTTCACGCAACAGCATCGAGATGTGAGCGCATCGTTGCAGGAGGCGCTGGAGAGGATCGTGTTTCACATTCTTCGGCATTATCGTGAGCAGACCGGAATGAAACGGTTGTGCCTGGCTGGCGGTGTGGCCCACAACTGCACGCTAAACGGAAAATTGCTGTATTCAGGCCTGTTCGAAGACATTTTCGTGCAGCCGGCTGCACATGATGCCGGATGCGCATTGGGCGCGGCACTGATGGTCTCGAACGAGGCGGGGCAGGCTCCGCCCCGCGAGCGACTACAGGCGGTTTATTGGGGGCCGGATGTCGGCAACGACGACAGCATTGCACAGGAACTGAAGGGATGGGCCGGACACCTCGAGATTGAACGAACCGCTGACGTCGCAGCCAGAGCAGCCGAGTGGATCGCTAATGGCGCTGTGATCGGGTGGGTACAGGGCCGGTCCGAGTTCGGCCCTCGTGCGCTCGGCAACCGCAGTATTCTTGCGGACCCGAGGCCCGCGGCAAACAAGGACCGGATCAATGCGATGGTCAAGAAGCGCGAGAGTTATCGACCGTTTGCGCCATCGGTTCTCGAGGAGGATGCGGGTGCGTTCTTTGAGTTGCCGGATGGTCGTGCAGAATATCCCTTCATGAACTTCGTCGTTCGCGTACGCGAATCCATGCGTGCGTTGCTGGGCGCGATCACGCATATCGATGGTACGGCTCGGCTGCAAACGGTGTCCCGCACGAGCAATGCCGCCTATTGGGAACTTATCAATGCGTTCAAGAGTCGGACAGGCGTCCCGATTCTGCTTAACACGTCTTTCAACAACAATGCCGAACCGATCGTAGATTCCGTTGCCGATGCGATTACGGCGTTTTTGTCAACCGAGCTGGATGGCCTTGTGGTCGGGTCATTCCTCATCAAAAAGCGGGCAACAACGCTCGAAAACTGGACCGCGCTCGCTGTATCACTGCCGGCCCATGTATCTCTTTACCGGGTTCGCGCTCATACCGCCCGAGACCGGCAGGAGACAGTCTGCGAGATCCGCATGGGTCACTCCAGCCATGACAGCGTACGCGTCTCGCACGACCTGTTCGACATGCTGATGCACATTGAGAAGGAAGCGGTTCTTGCCGATCTTCTCGCCAGGGTCACCTCTGACAGGACGAGGCGCGAAGCTCTCGTGAACGAACTGCGCGGGCTGTGGGATCAGCGTCGTATTCGGCTGCATCCGTCACAGACTGCGCGCTCGTGA
- a CDS encoding ABC transporter permease, giving the protein MWQRFAPALPANPWNWIAVWRRNFLVWRKVALASILGNLAEPMSSLFGLGFGLGMIVGGVEGTSYIAFLAAGMVATSAMVSSTFETIYGAYARMQTGCTWEAVLCTPLTLGDIVLGELAWAASKALLAGTAITIVAVALGYAEWSSIPYGLPAIALTGVAFASLAMVVSALAPSHDYFIFYQSLILTPMMYLSGAIFPIGQLPGSFQRIAALLPLTHSVDLIRPAMLGRPVDSVGLHVGALCIYAAIPFIVSAALLRQRLMR; this is encoded by the coding sequence ATGTGGCAACGTTTTGCGCCCGCGCTCCCTGCTAATCCATGGAATTGGATCGCGGTTTGGCGCCGCAACTTTCTGGTCTGGCGGAAAGTCGCTCTGGCATCGATTCTTGGAAATCTGGCCGAGCCGATGAGCTCTCTCTTCGGTCTTGGTTTTGGCCTCGGAATGATCGTAGGTGGCGTTGAGGGGACTTCATACATTGCGTTTCTGGCGGCTGGCATGGTTGCCACAAGCGCGATGGTCTCCTCAACTTTCGAAACGATCTATGGGGCTTACGCTCGCATGCAGACAGGTTGCACGTGGGAGGCAGTGCTCTGTACGCCCCTTACGCTCGGCGACATTGTTCTGGGTGAATTGGCATGGGCAGCGAGCAAGGCCTTGCTCGCCGGGACGGCGATCACAATTGTTGCCGTCGCACTCGGCTATGCAGAGTGGTCGTCCATTCCCTATGGGTTACCAGCCATCGCCCTCACTGGCGTTGCTTTCGCGAGCCTCGCAATGGTCGTTTCAGCGCTTGCACCGAGCCACGACTATTTCATCTTCTACCAATCACTTATCCTCACGCCGATGATGTATTTGAGCGGGGCGATCTTCCCAATCGGCCAGTTGCCTGGTTCATTTCAACGCATAGCGGCCTTGTTGCCCCTGACACATTCGGTCGATCTCATTCGTCCAGCAATGCTCGGTCGGCCGGTCGACAGCGTCGGTTTGCATGTGGGCGCACTTTGCATCTACGCAGCGATTCCCTTCATCGTCTCGGCCGCGCTGCTTCGGCAGCGACTGATGCGGTGA
- the nodI gene encoding nodulation factor ABC transporter ATP-binding protein NodI, translated as MSAPAVDLFEVSKSYKDRIVVDALSFTVAPGECFGLLGPNGAGKSTLARLILGVASPDAGKICVLGEPVPARAPLARRGIGVVPQFDNLDLQLTVRENLLVFGRYFAMSATEVKAVTPSLLEFARLENKADARVAELSGGMKRRLTLARALINDPQLLVLDEPTTGLDPHGRHLIWERLRWLLARGKTILLTTHFMEEAERLCDRLCVLEHGRKIAEGQPHALIEQQIGCQVIEIYGGNPHELLPLVRTQVRHAEVSGETLFCYVTDPEQVRRRLACRTDLRLLQRPPNLEDVFLRLTGREMKD; from the coding sequence ATGTCAGCCCCGGCAGTCGACCTTTTCGAGGTGAGCAAGTCCTACAAGGACCGGATCGTCGTGGACGCTCTTTCGTTTACGGTCGCGCCGGGAGAATGCTTCGGTCTACTGGGACCAAACGGCGCGGGTAAAAGCACGCTTGCGCGTTTGATCCTGGGTGTTGCGTCGCCCGACGCAGGTAAGATCTGTGTGCTTGGCGAGCCGGTGCCGGCACGTGCGCCGTTGGCGCGCCGGGGCATCGGGGTTGTCCCCCAGTTCGACAACCTTGATCTTCAGCTCACGGTGCGCGAAAACTTGCTCGTTTTCGGTCGCTACTTCGCCATGAGCGCGACCGAGGTCAAAGCGGTCACACCGTCGCTGCTCGAATTCGCCCGCCTGGAGAACAAGGCGGACGCCCGCGTCGCGGAACTGTCCGGCGGCATGAAGCGGCGGTTGACGCTGGCACGTGCCCTCATTAACGACCCGCAGCTCTTGGTGCTTGACGAGCCGACGACTGGCCTCGATCCGCACGGCCGTCATCTCATCTGGGAACGCTTGCGCTGGCTATTAGCGCGCGGCAAAACGATTCTTCTCACCACCCATTTCATGGAAGAGGCGGAGCGATTGTGCGACCGCCTGTGCGTGCTTGAGCACGGCCGCAAAATCGCGGAAGGGCAGCCTCATGCTCTCATCGAGCAGCAGATCGGGTGTCAAGTGATCGAGATTTACGGTGGTAATCCGCATGAGTTGCTGCCGCTGGTCAGAACCCAAGTGCGGCACGCTGAGGTGAGCGGGGAGACGCTGTTTTGCTATGTCACGGATCCCGAGCAGGTGCGTCGCCGGCTTGCCTGCCGTACGGATCTCCGCCTTCTGCAGCGCCCTCCAAATCTGGAGGATGTCTTCTTGCGGTTAACCGGGCGAGAGATGAAGGACTGA
- the nodU gene encoding nodulation protein NodU: MRICGIKLTHDGAVALIEDGRLVFCVEQEKLNNNPRYQTIGNLDSVVSALAEHGLDPSDVDKFVIDGWDGEVESQFEVLSGTTTVKLKGAPYVERQGDSPLASRDRMGLMLDGKLYPYQSYPHVTGHVASAYCTSSFAESAQPAFCLVWDGCMFPRLYYVEPHGIRFIECLFPMIGHAYATAGHHFGPYRRADRTSWDLGIAGKLMAYIALGAPDEEIINTFQELYQAHFATDADGACHKVAQINSSKSPLEALHDFFDACALRLTAKQAEDILASFHVFLERLLVRTIADVVQRHSDLAGVRNLCIAGGCGLNIKWNSAFRATGLFDDVWVPPFPNDSGSAVGAACSGLVAQQGFRALEWSVYSGPAVRPSEVPSGWEGAPCTMGELAAILASDKPVIFLAGRAELGPRALGGRSILAAASWEGMKDQLNDIKLREHFRPVAPICLEDRAAEIFSPGVPDPYMLFDHQTRPEWRDKIPAVVHLDGSARLQTVSRSSQHKVVELLIEYEKLTAIPLLCNTSANLHGSGFFPDAAAACQWGRVDHVWCDGLLWTKKHATQDAVRTTSVAMA, from the coding sequence ATGCGAATCTGCGGTATCAAGTTGACGCATGACGGGGCAGTCGCTCTGATCGAGGACGGCCGACTGGTGTTCTGCGTCGAGCAGGAGAAGCTGAACAATAATCCGCGTTATCAAACTATCGGCAACCTGGATTCCGTTGTTAGCGCTTTGGCGGAGCACGGGCTCGATCCGAGCGATGTTGATAAGTTCGTCATTGATGGCTGGGATGGAGAGGTCGAGTCGCAGTTTGAAGTCCTTAGTGGGACGACCACCGTCAAGCTCAAGGGCGCGCCGTATGTCGAACGCCAAGGCGATAGCCCCCTCGCGTCGCGCGATCGCATGGGCCTTATGCTTGACGGAAAACTATATCCCTATCAAAGCTATCCCCATGTCACCGGGCACGTAGCATCCGCATACTGCACCAGCTCGTTTGCGGAATCCGCACAGCCTGCTTTCTGCTTGGTATGGGACGGCTGCATGTTTCCACGCCTCTACTATGTCGAGCCGCACGGCATCCGGTTCATCGAGTGCCTGTTTCCGATGATAGGCCACGCTTATGCGACGGCAGGACATCACTTTGGACCTTACAGGCGGGCAGACCGGACCAGCTGGGATCTAGGTATCGCCGGCAAGCTGATGGCCTATATCGCTCTGGGAGCTCCCGACGAGGAGATCATTAACACGTTTCAGGAGCTTTATCAGGCGCACTTTGCCACGGATGCTGATGGCGCTTGTCACAAGGTTGCACAGATCAACAGCTCAAAATCGCCACTTGAAGCTCTGCACGACTTCTTCGATGCGTGCGCGCTGCGATTGACGGCCAAGCAGGCCGAAGACATCCTTGCGTCATTTCACGTGTTTCTAGAGCGGCTGCTGGTTCGCACAATTGCTGATGTTGTGCAGCGGCATTCGGACCTTGCGGGGGTGCGTAACCTCTGCATAGCCGGCGGCTGCGGCCTGAATATCAAGTGGAATAGTGCATTTCGTGCGACCGGCCTGTTCGATGACGTGTGGGTGCCGCCCTTTCCGAACGACAGCGGCTCAGCCGTCGGTGCTGCTTGCTCTGGCCTGGTGGCACAGCAAGGCTTTAGAGCTCTGGAATGGTCGGTCTATAGTGGACCGGCCGTTCGTCCCAGCGAAGTCCCGTCCGGATGGGAGGGCGCGCCCTGCACGATGGGCGAACTTGCGGCAATCCTCGCGAGTGACAAGCCCGTGATCTTCCTTGCCGGGCGTGCCGAGCTCGGACCACGGGCCTTGGGTGGCAGAAGCATTCTCGCGGCTGCAAGCTGGGAGGGAATGAAAGATCAACTCAACGACATCAAGCTTCGTGAGCATTTCAGGCCAGTAGCGCCGATATGCCTGGAGGATCGTGCGGCGGAGATTTTTAGCCCCGGAGTACCGGATCCGTACATGCTCTTCGATCACCAGACGCGACCCGAATGGCGGGACAAAATTCCCGCCGTCGTGCATCTCGATGGATCTGCTCGCCTACAGACGGTTTCCAGATCATCTCAGCATAAAGTGGTCGAGCTTCTCATCGAGTACGAGAAGCTCACAGCCATCCCGTTGCTTTGCAATACCAGCGCTAATCTGCATGGAAGCGGCTTTTTCCCGGATGCTGCCGCCGCATGCCAGTGGGGACGCGTCGATCACGTATGGTGTGACGGCCTTCTTTGGACAAAGAAGCACGCGACCCAGGACGCGGTGCGAACAACGTCCGTCGCGATGGCGTAA
- the nodS gene encoding nodulation methyltransferase NodS, with product MDNIYQSLERELANDDPWRLDDNPFERERHTQLLRLSLSNSAVSNGLEIGCAAGAFTEKLAPHCQRLTVIDVMPRAIGRAVQRTKRWSHISWAATDILQFATAELFDLIVVAEVLYYLEDMTQMRTAIDNMVKMLAPGGHLVFGSARDAACKRWGHVAGAETVITILSEALIEVERVQCQGQSADEDCLLVRFRNPERSSIRPNGRA from the coding sequence ATGGACAACATATACCAGTCGTTGGAACGGGAGTTGGCTAATGATGACCCGTGGCGGCTTGACGACAATCCGTTCGAACGTGAGCGTCACACCCAATTGCTGCGGCTGTCGCTGTCGAACAGCGCCGTGTCAAACGGCCTCGAAATAGGGTGCGCGGCCGGTGCGTTTACAGAGAAGCTTGCTCCTCACTGCCAACGGCTCACGGTCATCGATGTTATGCCGCGAGCGATCGGTCGAGCGGTCCAGCGGACCAAGAGGTGGTCGCATATCAGCTGGGCGGCGACCGACATTCTGCAGTTCGCTACCGCGGAGCTGTTCGATCTGATCGTCGTCGCCGAAGTTCTCTATTATCTTGAAGACATGACGCAAATGCGTACTGCAATCGACAACATGGTCAAAATGCTTGCTCCGGGTGGGCATCTGGTCTTCGGATCTGCACGTGATGCGGCCTGCAAGCGATGGGGGCATGTCGCTGGTGCCGAGACGGTCATCACGATTTTGAGTGAAGCGCTCATTGAGGTCGAACGCGTGCAGTGCCAGGGGCAGTCGGCTGACGAAGACTGCCTGTTGGTCCGCTTTCGCAATCCGGAGCGATCTTCGATCCGACCCAACGGCCGAGCCTGA
- the nodC gene encoding chitooligosaccharide synthase NodC, whose amino-acid sequence MSLLATISTAAVASYALLSSVHKSAQALYARRTDTSLPPYGPVDTGALPSVDVIVPCFNEDPRTLAACLKSIASQDYPGRLQVYVVDDGSANVGTVASVHASYAYDPRFSIILLPSNVGKRKAQIAAIRRSFGDLVLNVDSDTEIAPDVVSKLVCKMQDPAVGAAMGQLTASNRNDSWLTRLIDMEYWLACNEERAAQTRFGAVMCCCGPCAMYRRSALMLLLDQYETQFFRGKPSDFGEDRHLTILMLKAGFRTEYVPDAIAATVVPDRLLPYLRQQLRWARSTYRDTLLGLHLLPGLDRYLTLDVLGQNLGPLLLAISSIAALAQLALTDSVPWWTGLTIVAMTMTRCSVAAVRARELRFLGFSLHTPINIFLLLPMKVYALCTLSNSDWLSRTIAKSSDGDESIALIEGATTGPSLNLASETPGSIRRAGLSRAPSQLIASDGIAAETD is encoded by the coding sequence ATGAGCCTTCTTGCCACCATCAGCACCGCTGCTGTTGCTTCCTACGCGTTACTCTCCAGCGTTCATAAGAGCGCGCAGGCGCTCTATGCGCGGCGAACCGACACCTCACTGCCGCCGTACGGCCCGGTCGACACCGGTGCTCTGCCCAGCGTGGATGTCATCGTGCCCTGCTTCAACGAGGACCCGCGCACGCTGGCAGCCTGCCTGAAGTCGATCGCAAGCCAGGACTACCCAGGGCGATTGCAGGTCTATGTGGTCGATGACGGCTCTGCGAATGTCGGTACAGTGGCCTCGGTCCATGCGAGCTACGCATATGACCCGAGGTTCAGTATCATTCTGCTGCCAAGCAACGTTGGAAAGCGCAAGGCGCAGATCGCCGCGATACGCCGCTCATTCGGCGATCTCGTGCTCAATGTCGATTCCGACACGGAAATCGCCCCCGACGTGGTCAGCAAGCTCGTTTGCAAGATGCAGGATCCAGCCGTCGGCGCGGCCATGGGCCAATTGACGGCCAGCAACCGGAACGACAGCTGGCTGACCCGATTGATCGACATGGAGTACTGGTTGGCTTGCAACGAGGAGCGCGCGGCGCAGACGCGCTTTGGCGCCGTCATGTGCTGCTGCGGGCCATGTGCAATGTACCGGCGTTCCGCGCTCATGTTACTGCTCGACCAATACGAGACGCAGTTCTTCCGAGGAAAGCCGAGCGACTTCGGTGAGGACCGTCATCTGACGATCCTCATGCTCAAGGCAGGGTTTCGAACCGAGTACGTTCCGGACGCAATCGCCGCAACGGTGGTCCCGGATAGGCTCTTGCCCTATCTGCGCCAACAGCTCCGTTGGGCGCGAAGCACCTACCGCGACACGCTGCTCGGTTTGCACCTGCTGCCCGGCCTCGATCGGTACCTCACACTCGATGTGCTCGGACAGAACCTCGGGCCGTTGCTGCTCGCCATCTCATCGATCGCCGCGCTCGCACAGCTCGCGCTCACGGACAGCGTGCCGTGGTGGACCGGTCTGACTATCGTCGCGATGACCATGACTCGCTGTAGCGTAGCGGCGGTTCGTGCTCGCGAGCTTCGATTTCTCGGCTTCTCGCTGCATACGCCGATCAACATTTTTCTCCTGCTCCCGATGAAAGTCTATGCGCTCTGTACTTTGAGCAACAGCGATTGGCTCTCGCGCACAATAGCGAAATCATCAGACGGTGATGAATCGATTGCCTTGATCGAAGGCGCGACAACAGGACCAAGCCTCAACCTCGCATCGGAAACGCCTGGCTCAATTCGCAGGGCAGGTCTTTCACGCGCTCCTTCGCAGCTGATCGCGTCGGACGGCATTGCGGCCGAAACTGACTAA
- the nodB gene encoding chitooligosaccharide deacetylase NodB: MRPTNDATEARSDYADAGGEPCVYLSFDDGPNPLCTPAILDVLAQHRTPATFCVIGAYAAGQPQLIQRIIAEGHEVANHTMTHPDLAKCIADEVEYEILTTNKVIGMACPGASVRHMRAPYGIWSKEAFAVSAKAELAALHWSVDPQDWSRPGAEAIVAAVLASVRPGAIVLLHDGCPPHEVGRCPHAGRRDQTVTALAQLIPALHDRGFAIRSLPQPH; this comes from the coding sequence ATGAGGCCCACAAACGACGCGACTGAAGCGCGGAGCGACTACGCCGATGCCGGCGGAGAGCCCTGCGTCTATCTGAGCTTTGATGATGGTCCCAACCCGCTTTGCACGCCGGCTATCCTGGATGTGCTGGCGCAGCATCGGACGCCCGCCACCTTCTGCGTGATCGGTGCATACGCGGCGGGCCAGCCGCAGCTGATCCAGCGCATCATTGCAGAAGGACACGAGGTCGCAAACCACACAATGACGCACCCGGACTTGGCCAAATGCATAGCGGATGAGGTGGAATACGAGATCCTCACGACGAATAAGGTCATCGGAATGGCCTGCCCCGGGGCCTCTGTGCGGCACATGCGTGCGCCGTATGGGATCTGGAGCAAGGAGGCCTTCGCCGTGTCGGCGAAGGCCGAACTGGCAGCCCTGCACTGGTCAGTCGACCCGCAAGACTGGTCTCGTCCCGGCGCCGAGGCGATTGTTGCGGCGGTGCTTGCGTCGGTCCGGCCGGGTGCAATCGTGCTCCTGCACGACGGATGCCCTCCTCACGAGGTGGGACGCTGCCCTCATGCTGGTCGGCGCGACCAGACTGTGACGGCGCTCGCCCAGCTCATTCCAGCACTGCATGACCGTGGCTTCGCAATCCGGTCGCTTCCTCAACCTCACTGA
- a CDS encoding NodA family N-acyltransferase — protein sequence MNMIAPESTRAVSARPPVRWRLCWENDLQLADHIELSEFFRKTYGPTGEFNAKPFEGHRSWAGARPEIRAIGYDDRGVAIHIAALRRFIKVGESDLLVAELGLYGVRPDLEGLGITHSIRVMYPVLRDLGVPFGFGTVRAALQKHITRLLGRQGLATVLPGLRVRSACPDIYLTVPPTRVEDVVGLVLPIARPMSEWPAGDTIERNGPEL from the coding sequence ATGAACATGATCGCGCCCGAATCCACACGGGCTGTTTCGGCGCGCCCTCCGGTGCGTTGGAGGCTGTGCTGGGAGAATGACCTTCAACTTGCTGACCATATTGAGTTATCCGAGTTTTTCCGGAAGACCTATGGTCCGACCGGGGAATTCAATGCAAAGCCCTTTGAAGGTCATCGAAGCTGGGCCGGCGCAAGGCCTGAGATTCGAGCAATCGGCTACGATGATCGCGGCGTTGCGATTCACATCGCGGCACTACGCCGCTTCATAAAAGTTGGCGAGAGCGATCTGCTCGTGGCTGAACTCGGGTTGTACGGGGTGCGCCCGGATCTGGAGGGGCTTGGAATCACCCACTCCATCCGAGTGATGTATCCCGTATTGCGAGATCTTGGCGTGCCGTTCGGTTTTGGCACGGTCCGCGCTGCCCTGCAGAAACATATAACCAGGCTGCTCGGGCGACAGGGATTGGCGACTGTTCTGCCAGGGCTCCGCGTCCGGTCCGCTTGTCCGGACATCTACCTCACTGTGCCTCCGACGCGCGTGGAGGACGTGGTCGGCCTCGTTCTGCCGATTGCGAGGCCCATGAGCGAATGGCCGGCGGGTGACACGATCGAACGGAACGGGCCAGAACTATGA
- a CDS encoding response regulator transcription factor, translating to MLNVFLPHPIGLRPYYGEIVRNMQAKASLANLMRVAHTLDVICIVSADKSVREALTDVVFSGGYVPEPFESAEGFLKSGRRSITSCLIADMQSSAMSGLDLFDHLVASGGAIPTVLLADHSEDDVGPSLQAGLQFLSKPFEGSELLACVSSQITNRSDAL from the coding sequence GTGTTAAATGTGTTTTTGCCGCATCCGATTGGATTGCGTCCTTACTACGGTGAAATCGTGCGGAACATGCAAGCGAAGGCGTCCTTGGCGAATCTGATGCGAGTTGCGCACACGCTCGACGTCATCTGCATCGTTAGCGCAGATAAATCGGTGCGTGAAGCTCTCACAGATGTGGTGTTTTCCGGCGGTTACGTGCCCGAACCATTCGAGAGCGCAGAGGGGTTCTTGAAATCAGGTCGCCGTTCGATCACGTCGTGCTTGATCGCGGATATGCAGTCGAGCGCGATGAGTGGCCTTGATCTTTTCGATCATCTGGTTGCATCCGGAGGCGCGATTCCCACCGTTCTGCTCGCAGATCACTCCGAAGACGATGTGGGGCCAAGCCTGCAAGCTGGACTCCAGTTCCTGAGCAAGCCTTTCGAAGGTAGCGAGCTGCTGGCCTGCGTCAGCAGCCAGATAACGAACAGGAGTGACGCCCTATGA
- a CDS encoding LysR family transcriptional regulator: MRFKGLDLNLLVAFDALVTQGNLTSAARSINLSQPAMSAAVARLRTYFRDELFTMKGRKLVPTPRAEALAAPVREALAHIQLSIISSDGFDPSQSNRRFRIILSDFMTVVFLRGVVDRVALEAPTISFELLPPAEEPDELLRRGEVDFLMYPQMFMSSAHPKAALFEDTFVCVGCPMNKQLASRLTFEKYMSIGHVEAQFGRSLRPSFHEWLLLEHGFKIRTEVAVQGFGMIPPMLLGTNRIASMPSRLVSHFAQTMPLRVVEPPLRLLTFTEAVQWPAIHNTDPASIWMRNIFFQQASTMVSRSETSQCHGPS, encoded by the coding sequence ATGCGTTTCAAGGGCCTCGATCTAAATCTTCTCGTCGCGTTCGACGCCCTTGTGACGCAAGGCAATCTCACTTCGGCGGCAAGAAGCATCAATCTCAGTCAACCTGCCATGAGTGCCGCCGTCGCGCGGCTTCGCACTTACTTTCGGGATGAGCTATTCACCATGAAGGGGCGGAAGCTTGTCCCAACCCCGCGGGCTGAAGCGCTCGCCGCCCCGGTTCGCGAGGCTCTCGCTCACATTCAGCTCTCCATTATTTCTTCTGACGGCTTCGACCCGTCGCAATCGAATCGACGATTCAGGATCATCCTGTCCGACTTCATGACCGTCGTGTTTCTTCGAGGGGTCGTGGACCGCGTCGCGCTTGAAGCTCCAACGATCAGTTTTGAGTTGCTGCCGCCCGCAGAAGAACCCGATGAGCTCCTCCGGCGCGGTGAAGTCGATTTTCTCATGTATCCGCAGATGTTCATGTCGAGCGCGCATCCGAAGGCGGCTCTGTTCGAAGACACTTTCGTTTGCGTGGGCTGCCCCATGAACAAGCAGCTCGCATCGCGACTCACGTTCGAGAAATACATGTCGATCGGGCACGTGGAAGCCCAGTTCGGCCGCTCGCTGAGGCCCTCCTTCCACGAATGGCTCTTGCTCGAGCATGGTTTCAAAATCCGCACCGAGGTCGCGGTGCAGGGTTTTGGTATGATTCCGCCCATGTTATTGGGCACCAACCGTATAGCGAGCATGCCCTCAAGATTGGTCAGCCATTTCGCACAGACGATGCCGCTGCGGGTTGTCGAACCACCGCTGCGACTTCTCACATTCACCGAGGCCGTCCAATGGCCCGCTATTCATAATACTGATCCCGCAAGCATTTGGATGCGCAACATATTCTTCCAGCAGGCATCCACGATGGTCTCTCGGTCCGAAACCAGTCAATGTCACGGCCCGTCCTAG